One Aegilops tauschii subsp. strangulata cultivar AL8/78 chromosome 7, Aet v6.0, whole genome shotgun sequence genomic window carries:
- the LOC109732501 gene encoding protein DETOXIFICATION 45, chloroplastic, with product MFLSYRLCNITTTIAQIRSSGSLYPGTVSIELILLALPAVLGQAIDPMAQLMETAYIGKLGALELASAGIGVAIFNILSKIFNIPLLRIATSFVAEDISKNASKHYTSGKLEMPSVSSALVLAAAIGTIEALALFLGSGLFLKLMGVSPVSPMYASARLFLSLRALGAPANVIMLAVQGIFRGFKDTKTPVLFIGLGNLSAVVLLPLLIYGFKLGITGAAISTIASQYIIAILLMWSLSKRAVLLPPKMDQLEFGGYLKSGGMLLGRTLSILLTMTIGTSMAARQGPTAMAAHQICLQVWLAVSLLADALAVSAQALIASSYAILDYTRVHKVAMFALQIGLASGLALAVGLYISFGSIAKLFTNDPQILAAVSSCALFVCASQPVNALAFIFDGLHYGISDFNYVAQATIVVGVISSLVLLYAPRVFGLAGVWASLTTLMGLRMAAGILRLLWKSEPWSFLHEEPKTKLRAQPVAS from the exons ATGTTTCTGTCTTATCGTCTATGTAACATAACAACAACAATCGCACAAATACGCAGCAGCGGCAGCCTTTATCCTGGGACTGTTAGCATTGAGCTCATTCTTCTAGCCCTGCCTGCAGTCTTAGGCCAGGCCATTGACCCCATGGCGCAACTCATGGAGACCGCGTATATCGGCAAATTAG GGGCTCTGGAGCTAGCGTCTGCTGGTATTGGTGTCGCTATTTTCAACATCCTATCCAAGATTTTCAACATCCCCTTGTTGAGGATAGCAACCTCATTTGTGGCCGAGGATATTTCCAAGAATGCTAGCAAGCATTATACTTCAG GCAAACTGGAGATGCCATCTGTGTCTTCTGCTTTGGTTTTAGCTGCTGCTATTGGTACAATTGAAGCATTGGCATTGTTCCTCGGATCAGGATTGTTTCTTAAACTAATGGGCGTCTCACCT GTCTCTCCGATGTATGCTTCTGCGCGGCTCTTTCTTTCGCTGAGAGCCTTAGGAGCACCTGCAAATGTGATTATGTTAGCAGTACAGGGTATCTTTCGCGGATTCAAGGATACCAAGACTCCCGTACTTTTTATAG GTTTGGGGAATCTTTCAGCTGTGGTCCTTCTTCCTCTACTTATATATGGTTTTAAGCTTGGTATAACAGGAGCCGCAATTTCTACAATCGCATCCCA GTACATTATTGCCATTTTGCTTATGTGGTCTCTAAGTAAAAGAGCTGTTCTGCTTCCTCCAAAGATGGACCAGTTAGAGTTCGGTGGATATTTAAAATCTG GTGGCATGCTATTGGGAAGAACCCTCTCAATTCTGTTAACTATGACCATTGGTACATCAATGGCTGCTCGACAAGGCCCAACAGCTATGGCTGCTCATCAGATTTGTTTGCAAGTATGGCTTGCTGTATCTCTGCTTGCAGACGCTTTAGCAGTTTCTGCCCAG GCTCTGATTGCAAGCTCTTATGCAATACTGGACTACACAAGAGTCCATAAGGTTGCGATGTTTGCTCTGCAG ATAGGACTAGCTAGCGGGTTAGCTTTGGCAGTTGGCCTGTATATCTCATTTGGCAGCATAGCAAAGCTATTTACCAATGACCCTCAGATCCTAGCGGCTGTGAGCTCCTGTGCATTG TTTGTCTGTGCCAGTCAACCAGTTAATGCCTTGGCATtcatctttgatggtctccattATGGCATCTCAGATTTTAACTATGTCGCTCAAGCTACA ATTGTGGTTGGGGTGATATCATCGTTGGTCTTGTTATATGCTCCACGTGTGTTTGGCCTGGCCGGAGTTTGGGCTAGTTTGACAACACTCATGGGATTGCGCATGGCTGCAGGCATCCTGAG GTTGCTATGGAAATCAGAACCTTGGTCATTTTTGCACGAGGAACCAAAAACCAAG TTGCGGGCGCAGCCAGTTGCATCATAA
- the LOC109732513 gene encoding uncharacterized protein isoform X1 yields the protein MAGRSAGPPPKLFNGIPAIGISQMHDHLLGCVGPDRREPSSRVDGPGSDGYVAQSVPDLNPTPPRSSPSCTIAIDPSPPRAPYSVGARVPRRGTRGFPTCGSGRARRIRPLLAMAGRGAAAPPAKTQAASAPAGRGGAPPPPVAGAGHGALVSPAQRPPAGSGATQATQGRGNGRLGVRPPGQPLQAMAGRGGLRPPALGLASVAQPAAGRDGPRPQAPGAAVVATAGRGGAALGAVQTPTAGQPRGAPPPHFVVRPAHKRSGQSQTTQNSNTRGSYDPPRGQWGDDGYDVYGDGQHRGSSSTGGGRGYAWQSDGSAERPFLGPPGGFVEGASGPDHRQRGGHRGHRGGRGGGRGRYHRRPPPPSAVVDQAESVRKTDNATAELPPQAMEVVAALANVEAPATGSVTEATDRSEAERASKWARKKDRMLCYRCGEKGHFIADCVAELCESCGKPAHASGDCPLLRDQAPSLTMYGVYCAELMFFESPAAREIPEETLSLTTGVVKATQGEVSEAQIVQRLQELAPGDFHWELVPLEAKVFKVEFPSMDDLQRLLSFGLCRVPGTRCILEFHEWQQVEPKGKPLTQVWLRFSGAPSKPLQDVRVVASMGIMVGKTEKVDMAFTRAHGVARILVSVLDIEFVSDVVNWTYRGEVFPLEIEFEDAALFADAMIGNDVDMHEGDDNAGAEGAQTDESTREGTNDSRPVAQSGDGTGVEPAPSPSVPMTSLRFGSFEPASAPPRLWSDRVDSDEAFEQSLPLLEFEDAGGALAGCSVRTSSVRILVGSGDGESVVASPEALFPLGVAAAAAPSVALGEGGLGQAALTPTSPFTSLTSASLVMTGPAGAGSGGPRQAASALSPSGVAAAHAPSVASGEGDLGQVALTPLSSPAVRRTASPSPVAAPEPLVALGEWGMGQAVLTPSSPAVRRTASPSPVAAPAPLVALGEGGVGQAALTPPSSTAVRRSEPPPSIPVVMGLGLGHLSEGHGSPQAPPPVSLVDPSRVSARGVTREEVVAFGGIPDPASAGRRMSARIQELPEVDDMQQRCAMRAAKLHDAAISTGYFPSYGRDPFMVATHSDGGQGAFGYWIYTLGDGSSGYLQPVWITVM from the exons ATGGCCGGTCGGAGCGCTGGCCCCCCGCCGAAGCTTTTCAATGGGATTCCGGCGATCGGGATCTCCCAGATGCACGATCACTTGTTGGGCTGTGTTGGGCCGGATCGGAGGGAGCCAAGTTCGCGAGTGGATGGGCCAGGGTCAGATGGGTATGTGGCCCAGTCTGTACCGGACCTGAATCCTACTCCCCCTCGTAGCAGTCCCTCATGCACGATCGCGATCGATCCTTCTCCCCCTCGTGCGCCGTACTCTGTTGGTGCTAGGGTTCCAAGGCGCGGGACTCGCGGCTTCCCGACGTGTGGCTCGGGTCGGGCTAGGAGGATTCGACCCTTGCTGGCCATGGCCGGCCGCGGGGCTGCGGCGCCGCCAGCCAAGACGCAAGCCGCCTCTGCTCCAGCAGGTCGGGGCGGGGCTCCTCCGCCGCCGGTGGCGGGTGCTGGGCACGGTGCCCTGGTGTCGCCCGCCCAGAGACCGCCGGCGGGCAGTGGTGCAACTCAGGCCACCCAGGGTCGTGGTAATGGCCGCTTGGGCGTTCGGCCGCCGGGGCAACCTTTGCAAGCTATGGCCGGTAGGGGCGGGCTGAGGCCGCCGGCGCTAGGTCTGGCTTCCGTGGCGCAGCCGGCCGCGGGTCGGGATGGGCCTCGCCCTCAGGCGCCGGGCGCGGCTGTTGTGGCTACTGCAGGCCGGGGTGGTGCGGCCCTTGGGGCTGTGCAAACGCCGACAGCCGGTCAGCCTCGTGGCGCGCCTCCGCCTCACTTCGTCGTGAGGCCTGCTCACAAACGTTCGGGACAATCGCAGACGACGCAGAATTCGAACACTAGAGGCTCCTATGATCCGCCACGAGGCCAGTGGGGAGACGATGGTTATGATGTGTATGGAGATGGACAACATCGTGGTTCCTCATCCACGGGTGGAGGACGTGGTTATGCCTGGCAGAGTGACGGGTCTGCTGAGAGACCGTTTCTCGGGCCTCCAGGAGGTTTTGTTGAGGGTGCTTCCGGTCCGGATCACCGCCAGAGAGGGGGTCACCGTGGACATCGCGGTGGTCGGGGCGGTGGACGCGGGAGGTATCATCGCAGACCGCCGCCGCCTTCGGCAGTTGTTGACCAAGCGGAGTCAGTACGGAAGACCGATAACGCTACCGCGGAGCTCCCTCCCCAGGCAATGGAGGTGGTAGCGGCTTTAGCCAATGTTGAGGCTCCGGCGACTGGGAGTGTGACTGAGGCTACAGACAGGTCTGAGGCTGAAAGGGCGTCCAAGTGGGCGCGTAAGAAGGATAGGATGCTTTGCTACCGTTGTGGTGAGAAGGGCCACTTTATTGCTGATTGCGTGGCAGAGCTGTGTGAGTCCTGTGGTAAGCCGGCACATGCCTCGGGGGACTGCCCATTGTTGCGTGACCAGGCTCCATCTTTGACTATGTATGGAGTTTATTGTGCTGAACTTATGTTCTTTGAGTCCCCGGCTGCGAGAGAGATTCCGGAGGAGACTTTGAGCTTGACCACCGGGGTTGTCAAAGCTACTCAGGGTGAGGTTTCGGAGGCTCAGATTGTGCAGAGGCTTCAGGAACTGGCACCGGGAGACTTCCATTGGGAGCTCGTTCCTCTCGAGGCCAAGGTTTTTAAGGTGGAGTTTCCTTCAATGGACGATCTGCAGCGACTGTTGAGTTTTGGTTTATGCAGAGTTCCTGGCACTAGGTGCATTCTGGAGTTCCATGAGTGGCAGCAGGTGGAACCTAAAGGAAAGCCGCTTACGCAGGTCTGGTTGAGGTTTTCGGGGGCTCCATCTAAGCCTTTGCAGGATGTTCGAGTCGTGGCTAGTATGGGCATTATGGTTGGCAAGACGGAGAAAGTGGATATGGCCTTTACTCGTGCACATGGAGTGGCACGCATCTTAGTGAGCGTTTTGGATATTGAGTTCGTGTCTGACGTGGTTAACTGGACCTATAGAGGAGAGGTGTTTCCTCTTGAGATCGAGTTTGAGGACGCTGCCTTGTTTGCTGACGCAATGATTGGGAATGATGTTGACATGCACGAGGGGGACGACAATGCGGGAGCGGAAGGGGCACAGACTGACGAGTCAACCCGTGAGGGGACTAACGATTCTCGTCCTGTGGCTCAGTCCGGGGATGGGACCGGGGTTGAGCCGGCACCTTCACCATCGGTGCCTATGACCTCGTTGCGGTTCGGGTCCTTTGAGCCAGCCTCTGCCCCTCCCAGACTTTGGAGTGACCGGGTAGATTCTGATGAGGCGTTTGAGCAGTCACTACCTTTGTTGGAGTTTGAGGATGCCGGTGGGGCACTGGCTGGATGCTCCGTGCGGACATCGTCGGTGAGGATTTTGGTTGGCTCTGGGGACGGGGAGTCGGTGGTTGCTTCACCGGAGGCTCTCTTTCCCttgggcgtggcggcggcggccgcgccTTCTGTGGCGTTGGGGGAGGGGGGCTTGGGGCAGGCGGCTCTGACTCCCACTTCCCCCTTCACTTCCCTGACATCGGCATCGCTGGTCATGACGGGACCGGCAGGTGCTGGGAGTGGAGGTCCGAGGCAGGCGGCCTCGGCTCTCTCTCCTTCGGGCGTGGCGGCGGCGCACGCGCCTTCTGTGGCGTCGGGGGAGGGGGATTTGGGGCAGGTGGCCCTGACTCCTCTTTCCTCGCCGGCGGTCAGGAGGACCGCATCTCCTTCGCCAGTGGCGGCGCCCGAGCCTTTGGTGGCGTTGGGGGAGTGGGGTATGGGGCAGGCGGTCCTGACTCCTTCCTCGCCGGCGGTCAGGAGGACCGCATCTCCTTCGCCTGTGGCGGCGCCCGCGCCTCTGGTGGCGTTGGGGGAGGGGGGTGTGGGGCAGGCGGCCCTGACTCCTCCTTCCTCGACGGCGGTCAGGAGGTCCGAGCCTCCTCCCAGCATACCCGTTGTTATGGGTCTCGGCTTGGGGCACCTGTCCGAGGGGCATGGGAGCCCGCAAGCGCCTCCTCCGGTTTCCTTGGTTGACCCTTCGCGGGTTTCAGCGCGAGGGGTTACTAGGGAAGAGGTTGTTGCTTTTGGCGGGATCCCGGACCCGGCCTCGGCGGGGAGGCGGATGAGTGCTCGCATTCAGGAGCTTCCGGAGGTTGATGACATGCAGCAGAGGTGCGCTATGAGGGCGGCCAAGCTTCATGATGCTGCGATCTCTACTG gttattttccgagctacggccgtgatccgttcatggtcgctactcactccgatggaggtcagggagcgtttggttactggatctatacgctgggagatggtagctcgggatatcttcaaccggtttggataacggtcatgtaa
- the LOC109732513 gene encoding uncharacterized protein isoform X2, which yields MGMRALVSGQPALLCPRPSSLSSRARRAPGAASASASASPSSSSSSPWPSLSRLGTTIPKHAERLLPLPGLDFTRRRTVPPRLHALPLPQPQPQPQDDALEKEEEEEEDNALLLHITRKTIMGEATGGATPASGRPAHHGARRRIGGRFWALADDEDDGDGEMDAISPEPPETPPSPTPSDLVCEFFNVGYDEEEVATTLDRVLPPDDPARIGLHAGEKKEMVRRVVHRRTAASAIRPWKGPLPKVIFRATAVIRSWSLLTPMEVRERLVTGSIRWEMVARDIFNRFG from the exons ATGGGGATGAGGGCGCTCGTCTCGGGCCAGCCGGCGCTGCTATGCCCGAGGCCATCGTCCCTGAGCAGCAGGGCTAGGAGAGCACCGGGCGCCGCTTCTGCCTCCGCATCCGcatccccttcttcttcctcctcctccccatGGCCATCCCTATCCAGGCTGGGAACCACCATCCCCAAGCACGCCGAGCGCCTGCTTCCTCTTCCTGGGCTCGATTTCACAAGGCGGCGCACCGTTCCCCCTAGGCTCCACGCGCTGCCTCTGCCTCAGCCTCAGCCTCAGCCTCAGGATGATGCTCTTgaaaaggaggaggaggaggaggaggacaatGCTCTCTTGCT GCATATAACACGGAAAACGATAATGGGTGAGGCGACTGGAGGGGCGACTCCCGCCTCCGGCCGGCCCGCACACCATGGTGCTAGGCGGCGGATCGGAGGGCGGTTCTGGGCACTCGCCGACGATGAGGACGACGGGGATGGAGAGATGGATGCAATCTCGCCGGAACCGCCGGAGACACCGCCGTCGCCGACGCCTTCCGATCTGGTATGTGAATTTTTCAATGTAGGGTACGATGAGGAGGAGGTGGCAACAACTCTAGACAGAGTACTGCCCCCTGATGATCCAGCAAGGATAGGACTACACGCGGGGGAGAAGAAAGAAATGGTCCGGCGAGTCGTTCATCGGAGGACGGCAGCGTCGGCGATCCGGCCATGGAAAGGTCCCCTCCCTAAG gttattttccgagctacggccgtgatccgttcatggtcgctactcactccgatggaggtcagggagcgtttggttactggatctatacgctgggagatggtagctcgggatatcttcaaccggtttggataa